The genomic interval TCTGTTGCTCGGAAATCCGGAACCGATTTTCCGTACCTTGTGCCTGTATTTCTATATCGCAAGGGAAGGGCTGTCGGTGGTTGAGAATCTGGGCATCCTGGGCTTGCCAATGCCAGCTTTCTTCAAAAATACACTCGAGCAATTAAACGACAAAGGACAGCAACAAAACTAATTCTTGCGGGAGGTTGATCTGACATGGCTATTCTTGAATGGATCGATGCGTGACATGGAGGTGATTTTCAGTGCCAGTCCAGCGGGAATGCCTGGAATGTGGAAGGGTATTTTCCGTCCCTCCATCGCAGGTAAGGCGTGGCGGAGGGAAGTTCTGTAGTATTGGATGCAACACAAGACATCGCAACAAACATGACAACCCAGCATGGCGACCGGAAGTCCGGAAAAAGATCAGTGAGAACCACGCTGATGTATCTGGAGAAAACAACCCGATGTACGGGAGGCGCGGTAAAGATGCACCTGGTTGGATCGACGGAAGAAATCGGATCAAAGGGGATGTGTGGCGGAAAATAGCATTGACACATAAACCACCAGTCTGCGAAGAGTGCGGCCGCAAAACAAAAGGCCGGAAACTTCATGTCCATCACAAGGATAAAAACCGTAAAAACAACGACCTGAGCAATCTTCAGGTCGTTTGTTCTTATTGTCACAACAACAAAATTCATAAACGTGAACGAGACCACCTCGGTCGGTTCACAGGAAAGGAAGTGGTGTAAATGTCCCGGATCATCGTAATTGATCCGGGCCACTAGCATGGTGGCGCGGATCCTGGTGCTGTTGCTAGTGGTCTGCAGGAAAAGCATCTGACCTTGGATATTGCGAAACGTGTCGAAAATCGACTGAAAGGACACGGGTTTGGCGTTTTGATGACTCGGACAACTGACGTGTATGTCGGGCTTTCCGAGCGAGCGGCGATGGCAAACCGAGCTAAAGCAAATTATTTCCTCAGCATCCACATAAACGCCGGTGGCGGCACAGGTTTTGAATCGTATGTGCAACCCGGATATGATTCTGGGGAAACCGGCCGGATTCGTGCAGTGATTCACGATGAAGTGGCCCAGTATTTCAAGGCTCACGGCATGCCAGACCGCGGGATGAAGCAGGCCGATCTGG from Effusibacillus pohliae DSM 22757 carries:
- a CDS encoding HNH endonuclease, which encodes MYGRRGKDAPGWIDGRNRIKGDVWRKIALTHKPPVCEECGRKTKGRKLHVHHKDKNRKNNDLSNLQVVCSYCHNNKIHKRERDHLGRFTGKEVV
- a CDS encoding N-acetylmuramoyl-L-alanine amidase family protein; this translates as MDIAKRVENRLKGHGFGVLMTRTTDVYVGLSERAAMANRAKANYFLSIHINAGGGTGFESYVQPGYDSGETGRIRAVIHDEVAQYFKAHGMPDRGMKQADLAVCRETVMPACLLECGFIDSADANQLKDTGFLNGLAESIVRGVCKAHGVAYVP